The following are encoded together in the Candidatus Methylacidiphilales bacterium genome:
- a CDS encoding family 16 glycosylhydrolase yields the protein MKIRTTLIQTCILAILALAAFFTPVANVQAQSDIDLTGYTLSFADEFNSVSVTSNSPKGSTTWYYWPPYGSSGGYSDSVWDTAAFTANGGILTDKAWINTNDVASRTSWTGWEGFRFTTGGSPVVINSVGRWVISGNSQSHVVKLIDASNGVDVPNGSASVNTAGQPAGAFAYANLTTPVTLAANHDYFLMTYETAGGDAEYDCGYPQIITTSAIINRDAVWYDGNFHDLDFLTFGPVGMKSGSTELVTVTALGKWHSGNLSSVDTTRAGFSQQYGYFEIRCKMPDSASGAWPGFWLGTTNWGTGSKGVEVDIFEWYGVSHDDSPGLIAENTHNWNADGSQSEPPTALHSAQTPMPDGSKPWQAYHIYGCKVAPDYFTWYIDGVQVNQIPTPTAYVTAPFYVMIDYALGGGWPLKGMVNNSTFLVDWVRVYSLPTSSAATLTHKYTFNAGNFNDSVGTANGTLNGSASISGGALQLSGGSNGTAYGSLPTSVLSGLTSASFEGWFTESAIANWEKVFFPGNTDTSSFLGLTSSEGNDGHGRVDFLATGSSQQVAVGPLVSTGTKYYFACVYDAAGNTQSLYIAPVGGSLGSPVTTSLGGKNVSNINFVEFWLGRSPFGGDQDFAGSIDEF from the coding sequence ATGAAAATAAGAACAACCCTCATCCAAACTTGTATCCTTGCCATCCTGGCCCTGGCGGCCTTTTTCACTCCCGTCGCCAATGTCCAGGCGCAGTCCGACATCGACCTCACTGGTTACACATTGAGTTTTGCCGATGAGTTTAACAGCGTCAGCGTCACCAGTAATTCTCCCAAGGGTTCCACAACCTGGTACTACTGGCCGCCCTACGGTTCGTCCGGCGGTTATTCCGACTCGGTATGGGACACGGCCGCCTTCACCGCCAATGGCGGCATTCTCACAGACAAGGCGTGGATTAACACGAACGATGTGGCGTCAAGAACGAGTTGGACCGGCTGGGAGGGGTTTAGATTCACGACTGGCGGGAGCCCCGTGGTCATCAACAGCGTGGGACGCTGGGTTATCTCGGGCAACTCGCAGAGCCATGTTGTCAAACTGATAGATGCATCCAACGGAGTAGATGTGCCCAATGGCTCGGCGAGTGTCAACACTGCCGGCCAGCCTGCGGGCGCTTTTGCCTATGCGAATCTGACGACTCCCGTGACCTTGGCCGCCAATCACGATTATTTCCTGATGACCTATGAAACCGCCGGTGGTGACGCGGAGTACGACTGCGGCTACCCACAAATCATCACCACGAGCGCCATTATCAACCGGGATGCGGTGTGGTATGACGGCAACTTCCATGACTTGGATTTTTTGACCTTTGGCCCCGTGGGTATGAAGTCCGGCAGCACGGAGCTTGTAACTGTCACTGCGTTGGGCAAGTGGCATTCGGGCAATCTCTCATCGGTGGATACCACCCGGGCGGGTTTTTCCCAGCAATACGGCTACTTTGAAATCAGATGCAAAATGCCGGACTCCGCATCGGGCGCATGGCCCGGCTTTTGGCTGGGAACCACCAACTGGGGCACGGGCTCGAAGGGGGTGGAAGTTGACATCTTCGAGTGGTATGGCGTCAGCCATGACGATTCTCCGGGCCTTATTGCGGAAAACACGCACAACTGGAATGCCGATGGCTCCCAATCCGAGCCGCCCACCGCTCTTCATTCAGCCCAAACCCCTATGCCGGACGGTTCCAAGCCATGGCAGGCCTATCACATTTACGGTTGCAAGGTCGCTCCTGATTATTTCACCTGGTATATTGACGGCGTTCAAGTCAACCAGATACCAACCCCGACTGCCTATGTGACGGCCCCGTTTTATGTCATGATCGATTACGCGCTCGGCGGCGGCTGGCCGCTGAAAGGGATGGTCAACAACTCCACTTTCCTGGTTGACTGGGTGCGGGTTTATTCGCTGCCCACCTCCAGTGCTGCGACGTTGACCCACAAATACACGTTCAACGCGGGCAACTTCAATGACAGCGTTGGGACGGCCAATGGTACGCTGAACGGAAGCGCCAGCATCAGCGGCGGCGCGTTGCAGTTGTCCGGCGGTAGCAATGGGACTGCGTATGGTTCGCTGCCGACGTCGGTCTTGAGCGGGCTGACCAGCGCCAGCTTCGAAGGTTGGTTTACCGAGAGCGCGATTGCGAATTGGGAGAAGGTCTTTTTCCCGGGGAACACGGACACGAGTTCCTTCCTTGGACTGACTTCCTCCGAGGGAAATGACGGCCATGGCCGCGTGGATTTCCTTGCCACCGGAAGCTCGCAGCAGGTCGCCGTTGGGCCGCTGGTTTCCACCGGCACGAAGTATTATTTTGCCTGCGTGTATGACGCGGCGGGTAATACCCAGTCGCTGTACATCGCCCCGGTGGGCGGTTCTCTCGGCTCACCGGTTACGACATCGCTGGGCGGCAAGAACGTGTCCAACATCAACTTTGTGGAGTTCTGGCTGGGAAGATCGCCCTTTGGCGGAGATCAGGACTTCGCGGGTTCGATTGATGAGTTCC
- a CDS encoding LacI family DNA-binding transcriptional regulator: protein MSLHDIACAAGISKTTVSDALQNRHGVSKATRERILRIAQRLGYVPDARIASVMASVRDAKSKDLLPIAWVNTTVEMDSWHKYKFMSPYLAGARERATQLGYYLEELWLQEPGMNMARMSRIIDQRGIEGVILTPPVRHFRLNWDHLAGVSFGGDMLVPSLHRVMGDTFYHLLLALKMVKRCGYRRIGVCLSEYMDRSSSRSIRAAAHYFQTMTPKLDKIPPLFYPGENEMHWPLSKKQIAVWLSRYKPDVIACHSNRIVACVEEAGYRVPEDVGVVHLATDDDVSDWAGIFSNRREIGATTVELIVSLMHSRQFGIPKVAKNTAIRGSWHPGRTLLIPKPDH, encoded by the coding sequence GTGAGTTTACATGATATTGCCTGTGCGGCGGGAATTTCGAAAACCACCGTGAGCGATGCCTTGCAGAACCGACATGGCGTCAGTAAGGCGACCCGGGAACGGATTCTTCGCATCGCCCAAAGGTTGGGTTATGTCCCCGATGCCCGCATTGCCTCCGTGATGGCGAGCGTAAGGGATGCCAAATCCAAGGATTTGCTGCCCATTGCATGGGTGAACACCACCGTGGAAATGGACTCCTGGCACAAATACAAATTCATGTCGCCTTATCTGGCAGGCGCGCGCGAACGCGCCACGCAACTCGGCTATTATCTTGAGGAGCTCTGGCTGCAAGAACCCGGCATGAACATGGCGCGCATGAGCCGGATTATTGACCAGCGCGGCATCGAAGGAGTCATCCTCACCCCTCCTGTCAGACATTTCCGGCTCAATTGGGATCATCTGGCTGGCGTCAGTTTCGGAGGAGATATGCTCGTACCCAGTCTTCACCGGGTTATGGGCGATACTTTTTACCACCTTCTCCTCGCGCTCAAAATGGTGAAACGCTGCGGCTATCGGCGTATCGGAGTCTGTCTTTCGGAATATATGGATCGTAGTTCGTCCCGCTCCATCCGTGCCGCAGCGCACTATTTCCAGACGATGACTCCGAAACTCGACAAGATTCCGCCCCTGTTTTATCCCGGGGAAAATGAGATGCACTGGCCCTTGTCGAAAAAGCAAATTGCGGTCTGGTTGTCCCGTTACAAACCCGACGTAATCGCCTGCCATAGCAATCGGATCGTGGCCTGTGTGGAGGAAGCCGGGTATCGTGTTCCCGAGGACGTCGGAGTCGTTCACCTTGCCACCGACGATGATGTGAGCGACTGGGCGGGAATCTTTTCCAATCGAAGGGAGATAGGCGCAACCACAGTGGAACTGATAGTTTCTCTCATGCACAGCCGCCAGTTTGGCATACCGAAGGTTGCCAAAAATACAGCCATTCGCGGCTCGTGGCATCCCGGACGCACGCTGTTGATTCCGAAGCCGGATCATTGA
- a CDS encoding PEP-CTERM sorting domain-containing protein, whose protein sequence is MSALLMGCAFFSAYTLSAQIVDNFSVSHDYTGGNVAGTIWTGAYAVTGDTNGTTVTSSTNINSTFNTTANPGQLTITDVGGHFEGNQNTAHLLYMSVTGDFTATVNLVSNTTLNYSCAGLMAADPTLLTGVNVPANANYFWLGEQQANHNYVRSVVGGSQSDQNPSGSVAPGASNYLEITRVGSVFTAYLSSDGGSTYTQFGNSVTRADLPATLDVGLAEGGYNDGNLNPGTAVFDNFSLTTVPEPSAYAMLLGGLGLLIVLRRFSARKA, encoded by the coding sequence TTGAGCGCGCTGCTGATGGGTTGCGCATTTTTTTCTGCCTACACGCTCTCCGCGCAGATTGTAGATAACTTTAGTGTTAGCCACGACTACACCGGTGGGAATGTTGCGGGCACGATCTGGACCGGCGCCTATGCCGTTACTGGTGATACTAATGGTACTACTGTTACCTCCAGTACCAACATTAATTCCACATTTAACACCACCGCCAACCCGGGCCAACTTACAATTACTGACGTGGGTGGACATTTCGAAGGCAACCAGAACACCGCGCACCTGCTCTATATGAGCGTGACCGGTGACTTCACCGCGACGGTGAATTTAGTTAGCAACACCACACTCAATTACTCTTGTGCCGGCCTCATGGCAGCCGATCCAACCTTGCTAACAGGTGTCAACGTGCCCGCGAATGCGAATTACTTCTGGCTCGGCGAGCAGCAGGCCAACCATAACTACGTCCGGAGTGTCGTCGGCGGCAGCCAGAGCGATCAGAATCCCAGCGGTTCGGTGGCTCCAGGCGCAAGTAACTATTTAGAGATAACGCGCGTGGGTAGTGTTTTCACGGCCTATCTCTCTTCGGACGGCGGTTCCACTTACACTCAGTTTGGCAACTCAGTGACGCGCGCCGACCTCCCTGCCACTCTCGATGTCGGCCTCGCCGAGGGGGGGTATAACGACGGCAACCTCAATCCAGGCACGGCTGTATTCGACAACTTCAGCCTGACCACTGTTCCCGAACCTTCCGCCTATGCGATGCTGCTGGGCGGGTTGGGGCTGCTCATTGTCTTGCGGAGATTCAGCGCCCGCAAAGCGTGA